Proteins encoded within one genomic window of Chlorobaculum sp. MV4-Y:
- a CDS encoding M23 family metallopeptidase — protein MTRQNAPGKEESGYTILTAPGLTPAEVQQMTEQLEKLTPRQETIGHDTRIVSIKGTIQSSMANELHKRHRSSLNPKLNEILDAKFDFAKDIRAGATYRILFQEQWNGSQFIGTGDILAVEISSKGRNFNAYLFTNDTGETAYYDENGWAMLQVRTMFIQPCRYSRISSGFGYRIHPITGRSEFHAGIDLVAPIGTPVFAVADGRIVFSGWHGYSGNMIAIAHDAARIQTMYLHLSGFSPAVRYGNTVKQGDIIGYVGSTGNSTGPHLDFRIVKNGQWQNPLLTLQQPMLWRSLSSIEFQHFMAKVQTYHEQLGKQTPDMVGQYRQTPRNVAFN, from the coding sequence ATGACCAGGCAAAACGCCCCTGGCAAAGAAGAGTCCGGCTACACCATTCTCACCGCTCCCGGGCTGACGCCAGCCGAGGTCCAGCAGATGACCGAACAACTCGAAAAACTGACCCCCCGGCAGGAAACCATCGGTCACGATACCCGCATCGTCTCCATCAAAGGCACGATCCAATCTTCGATGGCAAATGAGCTGCACAAACGGCACCGCTCTTCGCTCAACCCAAAACTCAATGAAATCCTCGATGCAAAATTCGATTTTGCAAAAGACATCAGGGCTGGAGCAACCTACCGGATTCTTTTCCAGGAACAGTGGAACGGCAGCCAATTCATCGGCACAGGAGATATTCTTGCCGTTGAAATAAGTTCGAAAGGACGGAACTTCAACGCTTACCTCTTCACCAACGACACGGGTGAAACCGCGTATTACGATGAGAACGGGTGGGCCATGTTACAGGTGCGAACCATGTTTATCCAGCCTTGCCGTTACAGCCGCATTTCAAGCGGATTCGGCTATCGCATCCATCCGATAACCGGCCGGAGCGAATTCCATGCAGGCATTGATCTCGTTGCGCCAATTGGCACACCGGTCTTTGCTGTCGCAGATGGGCGTATCGTTTTCAGCGGATGGCACGGCTATTCGGGCAATATGATTGCCATCGCCCATGATGCAGCAAGAATCCAGACAATGTATCTGCACCTGAGCGGTTTTTCCCCGGCCGTCCGTTACGGCAACACAGTAAAACAGGGCGACATCATCGGCTATGTCGGCTCGACCGGCAACTCGACGGGGCCGCACCTCGATTTCAGAATCGTGAAAAACGGACAATGGCAGAATCCGCTGTTGACGCTCCAGCAACCCATGCTGTGGCGCTCGCTGTCTTCGATTGAATTTCAACACTTCATGGCCAAAGTGCAAACCTACCACGAGCAGCTCGGCAAACAAACACCGGACATGGTTGGCCAATACCGGCAAACACCGCGAAACGTTGCGTTTAACTGA
- the arfB gene encoding alternative ribosome rescue aminoacyl-tRNA hydrolase ArfB, with protein sequence MIKIARGVSVDEEQLEMTFMRSQGAGGQNVNSVETAVHLRFDIAASSLPSDLKERLMQLNDRRITREGVIIIRAQRYRTQERNRQDAIERFRGILTKALVEQKMRKATKPPKSAADKRLEEKAKRAELKASRKEVSEEE encoded by the coding sequence ATGATCAAGATCGCGAGAGGCGTTTCGGTTGACGAAGAGCAGCTTGAAATGACCTTTATGCGCTCGCAGGGTGCGGGCGGGCAGAATGTCAACTCGGTCGAGACGGCGGTGCATCTGCGCTTCGACATCGCCGCGTCGTCCCTGCCGTCGGATCTGAAAGAGCGGCTGATGCAGCTCAATGACCGCCGGATAACGCGGGAGGGGGTGATCATCATCCGGGCCCAGCGTTACCGTACGCAGGAGCGGAACCGGCAGGATGCCATCGAGCGGTTCCGGGGCATCTTGACCAAGGCCCTGGTCGAACAAAAGATGCGCAAAGCGACGAAGCCGCCAAAAAGCGCTGCGGACAAGCGTCTTGAAGAGAAGGCGAAAAGAGCTGAGCTCAAGGCGTCCAGAAAAGAGGTGAGCGAAGAAGAGTGA
- a CDS encoding ferredoxin, which yields MANNELKHPANAPGPFYVTSPDDPDGEGCNGCAICYNAAPDFFAEDAEGYAYVAQQPQSDADIALCREQIAACPTNSIGENG from the coding sequence ATGGCCAACAACGAACTGAAGCATCCGGCAAATGCGCCCGGTCCGTTCTACGTCACCAGCCCGGACGATCCCGATGGAGAGGGGTGCAATGGCTGCGCCATCTGCTACAACGCAGCTCCGGACTTCTTTGCCGAAGATGCGGAAGGGTACGCCTATGTAGCGCAGCAACCGCAATCAGATGCCGATATTGCTCTTTGCCGCGAACAGATAGCTGCCTGCCCGACAAACTCCATCGGCGAAAACGGCTGA
- a CDS encoding WD40 repeat domain-containing protein, whose amino-acid sequence MGFLSKIFGKKEVELKRPQVREDAALIKTLAGHEDRVLGVRFSPDGKKLVSGSFDEKVKLWDVATGQAIHTMSGHTTWVKCVDYSPKGDKVASGSIDSTVRIWDVATGQCLHVCKGHDTEVRMIAFSPDGKTVASCSRDTTIKFWDTETGNEVKTLFGHKSYIECVAFSADGKKLVSCGEEPVVKIWDLETGKNIANYPTGDTLSHFVSFSPDGSKIALCGRDAKVKVLDAATGQMLKVLEGHEDGVRALCFNPAGTLIASAANDESVRLWNVEKGTLVHTYRGHTHEVQSVAFSPDGKVIASGSDDFKIKLWGVV is encoded by the coding sequence ATGGGTTTCCTATCGAAGATATTCGGCAAAAAAGAGGTGGAACTGAAACGGCCTCAGGTGCGTGAAGACGCGGCGCTCATCAAGACCCTCGCCGGTCACGAAGACCGGGTGCTTGGCGTGCGCTTCAGCCCCGATGGAAAGAAACTCGTCAGCGGCAGCTTCGATGAAAAGGTAAAGCTGTGGGATGTGGCAACCGGCCAGGCGATTCATACCATGTCGGGTCATACCACCTGGGTCAAGTGCGTCGATTACAGCCCCAAGGGCGACAAGGTGGCCAGTGGCAGCATCGACAGCACGGTGCGCATCTGGGACGTGGCGACCGGCCAGTGCCTGCACGTTTGCAAGGGGCACGACACCGAGGTGCGCATGATCGCTTTCAGCCCCGACGGCAAGACGGTGGCGAGCTGCTCGCGCGACACCACCATCAAGTTCTGGGACACCGAAACCGGCAACGAGGTGAAAACCCTCTTCGGGCACAAATCCTACATCGAGTGCGTTGCCTTTAGCGCTGACGGCAAAAAGCTTGTCAGTTGTGGCGAGGAGCCGGTAGTGAAAATCTGGGATCTCGAAACCGGCAAGAACATCGCCAACTACCCGACCGGCGACACGCTTTCGCACTTCGTCTCCTTCAGCCCGGACGGCAGCAAGATCGCGCTCTGCGGACGCGACGCCAAAGTGAAGGTGCTCGATGCGGCCACCGGCCAGATGCTCAAGGTGCTCGAAGGTCATGAGGATGGTGTACGCGCCCTCTGCTTCAATCCCGCCGGCACGCTCATTGCCAGCGCCGCGAACGACGAGTCGGTCCGGCTCTGGAACGTGGAGAAAGGAACACTCGTGCACACCTATCGCGGTCACACACACGAGGTTCAGTCGGTCGCCTTTTCGCCGGATGGCAAGGTGATCGCCAGCGGAAGCGATGACTTCAAGATCAAGCTCTGGGGCGTCGTCTAA
- a CDS encoding glycosyltransferase: protein MLIYQLFILGSLLVFLGIVLKNLGDLPRLPGAPDDGASTPRVSLLVPARNEELNIEACVASLLAQRYPDFEVIVLDDHSSDGTLEALRRIAATPLGGKLRLLEGRELPAGWHGKAWACQQLGEAATGELLLFTDADTRHQPDALGRVVEAMRRRSAGMLSLTPAQEMESFWEKLIVPLVYHILFSYLPISMVWKSRSSAFCYAIGQFILFRRDAYERIGGHRSVCNNIVEDVWLCKAVKRSGGKVAAFDGTDAVSCRMYRGFGEVWQGFSKNLFAGLGNSIPGFVVLMVLVALLYLAPYAFLLFSALHGDRSLALFWLPLAQVTVALVIRFMIAARFRQPLWSALLHALSQVMLLLIAFNSFRLSVFGKGPKWKGRSYPLFGRGS, encoded by the coding sequence ATGCTGATCTATCAACTCTTCATTCTTGGCTCTTTGCTAGTGTTTCTTGGCATCGTGCTGAAGAACCTTGGCGATCTGCCGCGACTTCCCGGTGCACCGGATGATGGCGCGTCCACGCCGAGGGTTTCGCTTCTGGTGCCTGCGCGCAATGAGGAACTGAACATCGAGGCGTGTGTCGCTTCGCTGCTGGCACAGCGCTATCCGGATTTTGAGGTGATCGTGCTCGACGACCACTCCAGTGATGGCACGCTTGAGGCGCTCCGCCGGATTGCCGCTACGCCGCTTGGCGGGAAGCTGCGCCTTCTCGAAGGTCGCGAGCTTCCGGCGGGCTGGCACGGCAAGGCGTGGGCCTGCCAGCAGCTTGGTGAAGCGGCGACGGGCGAGCTACTGCTTTTCACCGACGCCGACACGCGCCACCAGCCCGACGCGCTCGGGCGGGTGGTCGAGGCGATGCGCCGGCGAAGCGCAGGGATGCTTTCGCTGACTCCGGCGCAAGAGATGGAGAGCTTCTGGGAGAAGTTGATTGTGCCGCTGGTCTATCACATCCTTTTCAGCTATCTGCCTATCTCGATGGTCTGGAAAAGTCGCTCTTCGGCCTTCTGCTACGCCATCGGCCAGTTCATCCTCTTCCGGCGCGACGCCTATGAGCGGATCGGCGGGCATCGTTCAGTTTGCAACAACATCGTCGAGGATGTGTGGCTCTGCAAGGCGGTCAAGCGTTCGGGCGGCAAGGTGGCGGCTTTCGACGGAACCGACGCGGTGAGCTGCCGGATGTACCGGGGCTTCGGCGAGGTGTGGCAAGGATTTTCCAAGAATCTCTTCGCCGGACTCGGCAACAGTATTCCTGGCTTCGTAGTGCTGATGGTGCTTGTCGCGCTCCTATACCTCGCGCCGTACGCCTTTCTCCTCTTCTCGGCGCTGCATGGCGACCGCTCGCTCGCCCTCTTCTGGCTGCCGCTGGCGCAGGTGACGGTGGCGCTCGTCATCCGCTTCATGATCGCCGCAAGGTTCCGCCAGCCATTGTGGTCGGCGCTGCTCCACGCACTTTCGCAGGTGATGCTGCTCCTGATCGCCTTTAACTCGTTCCGCCTGAGCGTGTTTGGCAAGGGGCCTAAGTGGAAGGGGCGAAGCTACCCGCTTTTCGGTCGCGGCAGTTAG
- the hisG gene encoding ATP phosphoribosyltransferase has product MNNNKVLKLGLPKGSLQDSTLELFANAGFHFSVQSRSYFPSIDDDELEAILIRAQEMARYVAQGAFDAGLTGKDWIIETDADVVEVADLVYSKASMRPVRWVLAVPESSPIKSVKDLEGKHIATEVVNITKKYLAENGVNASVEFSWGATEVKPPELADAIVEVTETGSSLRANKLRIVETVLQSNTKLIANKAAWEDPWKREKIENMAMLLQGAISAQGKVGLKMNAPKAGLEAIMAVIPALRQPTVSDLADKEWVALEVIVSEKIVRHLIPELKRAGAEGIFEYNINKLID; this is encoded by the coding sequence ATGAACAACAACAAGGTTCTCAAGCTGGGTCTGCCGAAGGGCAGCCTTCAGGATTCGACTCTCGAACTTTTCGCCAATGCTGGTTTTCATTTTTCCGTCCAGAGCCGCTCCTACTTTCCCTCGATTGATGATGACGAGCTGGAGGCGATCCTGATTCGCGCGCAGGAGATGGCCCGTTACGTCGCACAGGGCGCGTTCGACGCCGGACTGACCGGCAAAGACTGGATCATCGAGACCGATGCCGATGTGGTCGAGGTGGCCGATCTGGTCTATTCGAAAGCCTCGATGCGGCCCGTGCGCTGGGTGCTTGCCGTGCCGGAAAGCTCGCCGATCAAGTCCGTCAAGGACCTCGAAGGCAAGCACATCGCCACCGAGGTGGTGAACATCACGAAGAAGTATCTGGCCGAAAACGGCGTGAACGCCTCGGTTGAGTTCAGCTGGGGGGCGACCGAGGTCAAACCGCCGGAGCTGGCCGACGCCATCGTCGAGGTGACCGAGACCGGCTCGTCGCTGCGGGCCAACAAGCTGCGCATCGTCGAAACGGTGCTTCAGTCCAATACCAAGCTCATCGCTAACAAAGCGGCGTGGGAAGACCCGTGGAAGCGCGAAAAGATCGAGAACATGGCCATGCTGCTGCAAGGCGCGATCAGCGCGCAGGGCAAGGTTGGCCTCAAGATGAACGCGCCGAAAGCCGGGCTTGAGGCGATCATGGCGGTCATTCCCGCCCTTCGCCAGCCAACCGTTTCCGACCTGGCCGACAAGGAGTGGGTTGCGCTCGAAGTGATCGTCTCCGAAAAGATCGTGCGCCACCTGATTCCCGAGCTGAAACGTGCGGGCGCAGAGGGTATTTTCGAGTATAACATCAACAAGCTGATCGACTGA
- a CDS encoding UDP-2,3-diacylglucosamine diphosphatase: MPGLYFLSDLHLGLQEPQAEQEKLERLEKLFSLIREQGGALYLLGDILDYWMEFRHVVPKGFTRFFCMLSGLVRSGVSVTWFAGNHDFYLGSFFDDELGVKTCYGLQEVHHDGKLFLLAHGDGLGEGDLGYKLFARFIRNRFNLGLLTAFHSDLATALMKHFSLLSRKHKKVDMRAESTRLPDFAAALAQERDFDYFVCGHNHSERVQVVHESGSTYVNLGSWIEGRYQYGVYEQGQFRLEKL; this comes from the coding sequence ATGCCTGGACTCTATTTTCTCAGCGATCTTCATCTCGGCCTGCAAGAGCCCCAGGCGGAACAGGAGAAGCTCGAACGCCTTGAAAAACTTTTTTCGCTCATCCGCGAACAGGGCGGGGCGCTCTACCTTCTCGGCGACATTCTCGATTACTGGATGGAGTTCCGCCACGTCGTTCCCAAAGGGTTCACCCGGTTTTTCTGTATGCTCTCGGGGCTTGTCCGGAGCGGCGTCAGCGTCACCTGGTTTGCCGGAAACCACGACTTTTATCTCGGCAGTTTTTTCGACGACGAGCTTGGCGTCAAAACCTGCTACGGATTGCAGGAGGTGCATCACGACGGCAAGCTGTTTCTGCTCGCACATGGCGACGGCCTCGGCGAGGGCGATCTCGGTTACAAGCTCTTCGCCCGTTTTATCCGCAACCGCTTCAACCTCGGCCTTCTGACGGCCTTTCACTCCGACCTCGCGACGGCGCTCATGAAGCATTTCTCCCTGCTCAGCCGCAAGCACAAAAAAGTCGATATGCGCGCCGAATCGACGCGCCTTCCCGATTTTGCCGCCGCTTTGGCTCAAGAGCGTGATTTTGATTATTTTGTCTGCGGTCATAACCACTCGGAGCGCGTGCAGGTGGTTCATGAATCGGGCAGCACCTACGTCAATCTCGGCTCGTGGATCGAAGGGCGGTATCAATACGGAGTCTATGAACAGGGGCAGTTCCGGCTCGAAAAGCTTTAA
- a CDS encoding diacylglycerol/polyprenol kinase family protein — protein sequence MTAIASTFFNFPVVWHNVLVMLLTFAYVFSVPPLMDWLVTNHGLPRDISRKITHICAGSVIIFLPLFRDGDWSHYLNITVFAVWTVLLIQKGLFAADDDQAVKTMTRTGDKRELLKGTLYFVVVAMICGTLYYKQFAGVLAMAVLGWGDGLAPIVGTRMGKMKYRVLSERSLEGSLAFLAGSLAAGLFFVWLIVPAAYDPVKIAMIVVVATIIEGVSPKEVDNILIPVAVIALSAVL from the coding sequence ATGACAGCCATAGCCTCTACCTTTTTCAATTTTCCTGTCGTTTGGCACAATGTTCTGGTCATGCTGCTTACGTTTGCATACGTCTTCAGCGTGCCGCCTCTCATGGACTGGCTCGTGACCAACCACGGTTTGCCGCGGGACATCAGCCGCAAGATCACCCACATTTGCGCGGGTTCGGTCATTATCTTTTTACCTCTTTTCCGTGACGGTGACTGGTCGCACTACCTGAACATCACGGTCTTCGCCGTCTGGACGGTGCTGCTCATCCAGAAAGGACTTTTCGCCGCCGATGATGACCAGGCGGTCAAAACCATGACCCGCACGGGCGACAAGCGCGAACTGCTCAAGGGTACGCTCTATTTCGTGGTCGTCGCCATGATCTGCGGCACCCTCTACTACAAGCAGTTCGCGGGCGTGCTGGCGATGGCCGTGCTTGGCTGGGGCGACGGTCTGGCTCCCATCGTCGGCACGAGGATGGGCAAGATGAAGTACAGGGTGCTCAGCGAGCGAAGCCTCGAGGGGAGCCTCGCCTTTCTTGCGGGCAGCCTTGCCGCCGGCCTTTTTTTTGTTTGGCTGATCGTGCCGGCAGCGTACGATCCCGTGAAAATCGCCATGATCGTTGTCGTTGCGACCATCATCGAGGGGGTCAGCCCGAAAGAGGTGGACAACATTCTCATTCCTGTGGCGGTCATCGCGCTTTCCGCGGTGCTCTGA
- a CDS encoding UbiA family prenyltransferase: MSVASQGFVDKVKAHLELLDPVTWISVFPCLAGGVMASGAMQPTVHDYLLLAALFLLYGPLGTGFSQSVNDYYDLELDRVNEPTRPIPSGRLSEKEAIWNWSIVLVIAVALSSWIGTSIGGQRGMIFVGSLLAGLVIGYLYSAPPFKLKKNIFFSGPAVGFSYGFITYLSANALFSDIRPEVLWLAGLNFFMAVALIVMNDFKSQEGDAKGGMKSLTVMIGAKNTFLVAFIIIDLVFAIFAWRVFMWGFTTLMYFIIAGLVLNIIIQIPIYRDPKSGITLVQHAVDDGFGNAIGKSEVQEHNAFLRFQVVNNILFLTNQMFAAALVGAKYM; encoded by the coding sequence ATGTCAGTTGCAAGCCAAGGATTTGTCGATAAAGTAAAAGCTCATCTCGAACTGCTCGACCCCGTTACCTGGATCAGCGTTTTTCCCTGCCTCGCCGGGGGAGTCATGGCATCCGGAGCGATGCAGCCCACCGTGCACGACTACCTGCTGCTCGCGGCGCTCTTTTTGCTCTACGGCCCCCTTGGAACCGGCTTCAGCCAGTCGGTGAACGACTACTACGATCTCGAACTCGACCGGGTCAACGAGCCGACCCGCCCCATTCCGTCGGGAAGGCTTTCGGAAAAAGAGGCAATCTGGAACTGGAGCATCGTGCTGGTGATCGCTGTGGCGCTGAGCAGCTGGATTGGCACGAGCATCGGCGGCCAGCGCGGCATGATTTTCGTCGGTTCGCTCCTGGCCGGCCTCGTCATTGGTTATCTCTACTCCGCGCCCCCCTTCAAGCTCAAGAAAAACATCTTCTTTTCCGGTCCGGCGGTCGGCTTTTCCTATGGCTTCATCACCTATCTTTCGGCCAATGCGCTCTTCAGCGATATTCGCCCCGAGGTGCTCTGGCTTGCCGGACTCAACTTCTTCATGGCCGTGGCGCTCATCGTCATGAACGACTTCAAGTCGCAGGAGGGTGATGCCAAGGGGGGCATGAAGTCCCTGACCGTCATGATCGGCGCGAAGAACACCTTCCTGGTTGCCTTCATCATCATCGATCTGGTGTTCGCAATCTTCGCCTGGCGTGTCTTCATGTGGGGTTTTACGACTCTGATGTACTTTATCATTGCAGGACTGGTACTGAACATCATCATTCAGATCCCGATTTATCGCGACCCCAAATCGGGTATTACACTTGTGCAGCATGCGGTTGATGACGGCTTCGGCAACGCCATCGGCAAGAGTGAAGTGCAGGAGCACAACGCATTCCTGCGGTTCCAGGTGGTCAACAACATTCTGTTCCTGACCAACCAGATGTTTGCCGCCGCCCTGGTGGGCGCAAAGTACATGTGA
- the miaB gene encoding tRNA (N6-isopentenyl adenosine(37)-C2)-methylthiotransferase MiaB, whose amino-acid sequence MPSSFYIHTFGCQMNQADSEIVTALLQAEGFVPAADETVADIVLLNSCAVRENAEERLGNILTHLKGRKRRCKELVIGVLGCVPQFERERVFSDYPFVDFIVGPDNYRELAGLVAGVREAAARPALLDYDQTETYAGIEPVRASTIGAFLPVMRGCNNHCAFCVVPVTRGRERSVSFERVVAEVAALENAGFREVTLLGQNVNSWRDAEKELDFAGLLEGVSLAVPSMRIRFTTSHPKDISEALVKVIAARPNLCNHIHLPVQSGSSRMLDLMKRGHTREEYLDRIAMIRSHIPDVAITTDLIAGFCTETEKDHRETLSLMEAVGYDTAFMFHYSVRPGTWAARNLPDDVPDTVKKARLQEIIELQNAMSREIFRREIGKTVEVLAEAESKRSSSQLMGRTFENRAVVFSRGEFNPGDTLFVKITGATSATLSGEAVSLVVPPSL is encoded by the coding sequence ATGCCATCATCATTTTATATTCACACCTTCGGCTGTCAGATGAACCAGGCGGACTCGGAGATCGTCACGGCGCTGCTTCAGGCTGAAGGGTTTGTTCCGGCGGCGGATGAGACGGTCGCCGATATCGTGCTGCTCAACTCCTGTGCGGTGCGTGAGAATGCCGAGGAGCGGCTCGGAAATATCCTGACGCACCTCAAGGGGCGCAAGCGGCGGTGCAAGGAACTGGTGATCGGTGTGCTCGGATGCGTGCCGCAGTTCGAACGTGAACGGGTGTTCAGCGACTATCCCTTTGTCGATTTCATCGTCGGGCCGGACAACTATCGCGAGCTTGCCGGTCTTGTCGCAGGCGTGCGCGAGGCGGCGGCGAGACCCGCTCTTCTTGACTACGACCAGACGGAGACCTACGCGGGTATCGAGCCGGTTCGCGCCAGTACGATCGGCGCGTTTCTGCCGGTGATGCGCGGCTGCAACAACCACTGCGCCTTCTGCGTGGTGCCGGTGACGCGGGGGCGCGAGCGCAGTGTCAGCTTCGAACGCGTGGTGGCCGAGGTGGCTGCACTGGAAAATGCGGGATTCCGCGAGGTGACGCTGCTCGGCCAGAACGTCAACTCATGGCGCGACGCCGAAAAGGAGCTCGACTTCGCCGGGCTGCTCGAAGGCGTGAGCCTCGCCGTGCCGTCGATGCGCATCCGCTTCACCACCTCGCATCCCAAGGACATCTCTGAAGCACTCGTCAAGGTCATTGCTGCGCGCCCGAATCTCTGCAACCACATCCATCTTCCCGTGCAGTCCGGTTCGTCGCGAATGCTCGACCTGATGAAGCGTGGCCATACCCGTGAGGAGTATCTCGACCGGATCGCCATGATCCGCAGCCACATTCCGGACGTGGCCATCACTACCGACCTGATTGCAGGATTCTGCACCGAAACCGAAAAGGATCATCGCGAGACTCTTTCGCTGATGGAGGCGGTCGGTTACGACACGGCGTTCATGTTCCACTACTCGGTACGCCCGGGCACCTGGGCCGCGCGGAACCTGCCGGACGACGTGCCGGACACGGTCAAAAAGGCGAGACTTCAGGAGATCATCGAGCTGCAAAACGCCATGTCGCGCGAGATTTTCCGGCGCGAGATCGGTAAGACGGTCGAGGTGCTCGCCGAAGCCGAGAGCAAGCGCTCATCGTCGCAACTCATGGGCCGTACCTTTGAAAATCGCGCAGTGGTCTTCAGCCGTGGCGAGTTCAATCCGGGCGATACGCTTTTCGTGAAAATCACCGGTGCGACTTCAGCCACCCTCTCTGGGGAAGCGGTTTCGTTGGTAGTACCGCCGTCTCTCTGA
- a CDS encoding iron-sulfur cluster assembly scaffold protein: MLQSGEWAYTEKLKEHFESPKNILQGTDTSAFDGVGMEGNLQCGDQMMVAIKVDKETEKIADCQWKTYGCASAIASTSILSEMVKGMTLDEAFNISPKEVAKELGGLPENKIHCSVLGDKALRAAINDYFIRNGMNDRVQKVQARTVCQCMNVTDHDIEEAVLEGARTFYELQEHTKISTVCGLCKEDAESELQKYIHIHFGA; the protein is encoded by the coding sequence ATGCTTCAGTCAGGTGAATGGGCATATACGGAGAAACTCAAGGAGCATTTCGAGAGTCCGAAAAATATTCTTCAGGGTACCGACACCAGCGCATTCGATGGCGTCGGTATGGAGGGCAACCTCCAGTGTGGTGACCAGATGATGGTGGCCATCAAGGTGGACAAGGAGACCGAAAAGATCGCCGATTGCCAGTGGAAAACCTACGGCTGTGCCAGCGCTATCGCCAGCACTTCGATTTTGTCCGAAATGGTCAAGGGCATGACGCTTGACGAGGCGTTCAACATTTCGCCGAAAGAGGTCGCCAAGGAGCTGGGCGGATTGCCGGAGAACAAGATTCACTGCTCGGTGCTGGGCGACAAGGCGCTCAGGGCGGCGATCAACGACTATTTCATTCGTAACGGCATGAACGACCGCGTCCAGAAGGTGCAGGCCCGCACGGTTTGCCAGTGCATGAACGTGACCGATCACGACATCGAGGAGGCGGTGCTCGAAGGCGCACGCACCTTCTACGAGCTTCAGGAGCACACCAAGATCAGCACGGTCTGCGGGCTGTGCAAGGAGGATGCCGAAAGCGAACTCCAGAAGTACATCCATATCCATTTCGGAGCCTGA
- a CDS encoding cysteine desulfurase family protein has protein sequence MPSRQIYFDHNATTPLHPEVKKELVAAMEMFGNPSSMHAFGREARANVEDARHRVAAFMGADESEIVFTGSGSEGNNTVLSLFACGTGQCFPGMRPKIVTSRIEHPCVLETSQCLVHRGVDVSYLDVDAYGKIDLGQLEEFLKSGGVGLVSVMMANNEIGTIQDIAAISVLAHQYGALMHTDAVQAFGKVPVDVNDLGVDFLTISGHKIYGPKGIGALYVRKGTPYCPFIRGGHQERGRRAGTENTLGIMGLAMAVDMRKIEMAAEAERLLGFREMLREGISARIDDALFNGHPTDSMPNTLNVSFPGAEGESILLYLDLAGIAVSTGSACASGSLDPSHVLLATGVDAERAHGSIRISMGRSTTVDEVEYMLDVLPGIIERIRNMSTAYIKVKGETNASVR, from the coding sequence ATGCCATCAAGACAGATTTACTTCGATCATAATGCCACCACGCCTCTGCATCCCGAGGTGAAGAAGGAGCTGGTGGCGGCCATGGAGATGTTTGGCAATCCTTCGAGTATGCATGCGTTTGGTCGCGAGGCCCGCGCCAATGTCGAGGATGCGCGTCATCGAGTGGCGGCTTTCATGGGGGCTGACGAGAGCGAGATCGTTTTCACCGGAAGTGGCTCGGAGGGTAACAATACCGTGCTGTCGCTGTTTGCGTGTGGCACCGGCCAGTGTTTTCCGGGCATGAGACCGAAAATCGTGACCAGCCGCATCGAGCATCCGTGCGTGCTGGAGACCTCTCAATGCCTTGTTCATCGCGGCGTCGATGTGAGCTATCTTGATGTGGACGCTTATGGCAAGATCGACCTCGGGCAGCTCGAAGAGTTTCTGAAGTCGGGTGGCGTTGGCCTTGTTTCGGTCATGATGGCCAACAACGAGATCGGCACGATTCAGGACATTGCAGCGATCAGCGTGCTTGCTCACCAGTACGGAGCGTTGATGCACACCGACGCCGTGCAGGCGTTCGGAAAGGTGCCGGTCGATGTGAACGATCTTGGCGTTGATTTCCTGACCATCTCTGGTCACAAGATTTACGGCCCGAAAGGGATTGGCGCGTTGTACGTCCGTAAGGGCACGCCGTACTGTCCCTTCATCCGCGGAGGCCACCAGGAGCGGGGGCGTCGTGCGGGCACCGAAAACACGCTCGGCATCATGGGCCTGGCGATGGCGGTCGATATGCGCAAGATCGAGATGGCGGCTGAGGCGGAACGGTTGCTCGGTTTCCGTGAAATGCTGCGTGAAGGCATCTCGGCCCGGATCGACGATGCGCTTTTCAACGGCCACCCGACCGACTCTATGCCGAACACGCTCAACGTGTCGTTTCCCGGCGCAGAGGGCGAATCGATTTTACTCTACCTCGACCTTGCAGGAATCGCGGTTTCGACCGGGTCGGCGTGTGCTTCGGGTTCGCTCGATCCGTCGCATGTGCTGCTCGCTACGGGCGTCGATGCCGAGCGCGCGCACGGCTCGATCCGCATCAGCATGGGCCGATCGACCACCGTCGATGAGGTCGAATACATGCTCGACGTTCTACCGGGCATCATAGAAAGAATCAGAAACATGTCAACAGCTTATATCAAAGTAAAAGGAGAGACTAATGCTTCAGTCAGGTGA